The genomic window GctggcaaaacaaacaaaagaaacaaaataaaacaatggggATCCAACTAAACATAGAGTGTGTTTTCTAATTAGCAACATGCAGATATTTAATCAATATCACCTGCACATTTACAGCTGGACAAAAATGGAAAGGGCTCAGCAGTTTTGctacacacaaagaaaatcctgcatttgttttctttggtcGTATCAACCCCACATAGAAGTCATCACAGTTTATCTGCAAGGTCATTGGTCTTATTTCAATGTCAACTGCACAGAGTTGCAGCAGCACACCTCCAATCAGGATGTGGAACCCCTGAGAGGGAGAATGGAGTCTGGTGTTGTGGGATGTTTCTGAGCAGAGCAGTGAGCTGTGATGTGGTCACAGTTCGGCCTGAGCTTTGTATATCAGTGTCTGTCCGTGCTGGTCTTCCGAGGAGTACAGTCTGGCATCTGTCATAGATGCAAATACCATCTGCTTTCTTGCAGCTCAGCACGCCTCTACTCCTCCCACTGCTCTGATGTTTATTGAAGACTGGAAGCAGGACGGTGTGTGCCAACCTCTCTAACATGTCATGAGCTACAAGCAAATGCATTTCTTCCTCAGAggtgatgaataaataaacaggcATCTCTTATAGGGTCAGTCCCATTTAAAACTGCATATTTTTCCATTCCTGCCTGTTAGTTTAGAGATGTAGGTCAGATCACAGCCCCACACAGGGAAGGAGGTTTTAagataaataaaacactgcCACCTTGTGGAAAATGTGTGTAACTGAGCTGCCAGCAAATCCATACAGAGGCATTATCCTCCTCAACTCATGCATGCAATTATATAGTAATTTGACGATGTTACACAATGAATGATGCTATCACAGCCTCTACATATGATTTTACTGTAGAGATGGTTAAATTGTATTTACCATTTAAAGCCACCTTCAGTGATATTCAACATGCATAAACACTTGCTGCTGTTCAGAGAATTGAGTAGCTTCCACAAGAGGATGCTAAATGACATCAACACAGTCAACATAATTACCACTGATGACTTCCTGAAAGGATTAACAGGGATCTGCTGAGTAGGTAAGTTTTAAAGTTCAGCTGAGAGTTTTAACTTTTGTCTTTATACTCTGGACAAACCCACACTGATGAATATTACATCATGAACAGTGCAGCAGTGCATTTGACAAGCTGTatcatttgtgtttcatttttagtTGACCAACCAATTTTCTAATTTATTAACCAATTAAATGTTTCGGTAATCATTGATAATGTCCAGTAGCCTAACACAACTATATGGCCAACAGCTACAGTAACACTCTGAAAATCATTTTAATAAGAAAGCATGCAGCTATATCATCAATTTTCAGCATGAACCTAATAATGTATGGAGACATATAAGGGCAGAGGTTTGGTGCTTGTATATCATTTCTTTAATAAGAACTGCTGTTCAGACTCACCGGAGTGCTGGTcggtgtctgtctctgtgtctccagaGTGGGAGCTGTTGGCAAGTGAGAAGCTCCAGGATGTGGAGTGGCTGAGTGCGGGATTGACAGGAGCGTGCCTGTCGGCTctgaaggagctggaggccTGACCCTCCAGCAGGGGGagaaacacactgctgtcctgttGACATGATCCTGCAAACCACACACACGTATGAGACATCATGTCAAATGATTTTTACTCCCTTAATCTCACATGAACCTTAATACCAGTTGGGGAATTATATCAGAATGAACATGTTTGTATTGTTTGCTGGTACATTCAGGTCGGTGACTTTTGCAGATGATCGCAGCACTCTCTCATGTTACTGCGCTCATACATTTTTTACACAGCTCTAAATTCCTTTTTGCCCTTTGATACTTGAcactaattaaaaacaaaaaggcttcTTACAGTTAAACACAAAGGCAACATTCTGGAGGGATTATTTTTTAACACTTCCGAACACATTTGTCAAAATAGAGCCAGAGCAAAAATGGAAAGTGGGTTTTTATTGTTATCCTTCAGAAACACATTAATAAGCTGTTGATTTGTAAACTTGTTTGCATGCGTGGAAATTGTCATtacagtgttttgtgttgagtAATTTGCTCCTGTGACTGTGGGCATGTTTAGAATGACGATAATGAGCACAATAAGAAGAAAATGGCTTAAGGCTTATGGCTTTGTATCATAAATATTTACTTATTGTACGTATATTTAAACCCTGTATGTTGTAGCAATTGCTTCATTACATAACAATGAGGCTCTATCCTGAACCTTAAACAGGCCACTGTAAAGGGCAACCAAGTTAACATAAAATAATGCAATTTAAATGGCAAAACAACATCTACAGTGCATGCTGAAGTGCATTCCCTCCCTCGTGTGCACACTCAGCTTTATTAAGACCAACAGGAAGAGCCACAGGGCTTCACTCAGAGAACAGAATGATTCACCAAGTTTCATCTCACAAATGATTCTCCACAGGTTTAACAGGAACATCGCCCTTCTCGCTGGACATAGAGCGTAGATAATATAAAACTGAGGTGCcaaatttttttaatattaaaatattgaaaaaagaaactgttggacagtttgtcagaaaaaaacactttccctGACCTGTACTTGTGTCCATTAAAGACATGTGGGCTAAGAGACATTAGGTAGATCGATTGATGAGCAAGTACTTTCTGCAGAAACTTCCTGGCacattgattatttatttaaacaaatacatttctgAGCCCCAGGTCACTAAACACCTCACTAAACCTATGATGAGATGTCAAGGACTTCATCAACAGCCTAGAAAAGTATCCAGGCATCCAGCTGGATGATAGCTACTTtgaaacaaatgtccaaaacTCAGATTAGCCTTTACATAATACAATCAATGTATATATGCAGAATCACTTTGTAACCTGGAAATGTTAGCAGCAAAGTGTAATTTAGTTTcaagagcagacagacagagcagttGCACATCTTCTCCAGTGGTTAATTGAATAAAATGAGCATGAGTGTTTATCTCCTTTATACATATAAGCTAAAAGGGGTGTATAGCCATTTCGGTCAGCAGTATTTCCATTACATGATGGATTCTCccctctggtgtgtgtgcttTACATCCCCTAAACTGCTTACATTAGTCAGCACTGATCACTTAGGACGATATAAAAGTTGCTATAAAATCATAATAGTGCTGCTTCATGTTTTAATGGAAACATAGGATCTCTTCAGATGAAATACACAGctttattttactattttaaaCTCTTGATTTCTGATGATTTCCTGCCACTTCCTGCAGAGCGTCACAATCCCGTCCCCCTCTGTACACCACTGAGCATTATCCACATGGCTCCCCACAGATGAAAACACCATCCTATTAGCTTTCAGGAAAACAACCGCGATGTTTACCATTTTCATCTATGCCTGGAGGCGGTGATGATTTAGAACTGCtaataaaagcctccacataCCTCGTTACTCTGAATGACGAGGGACATGCTTTAGATGGAATTCCCTGGAAAACAATTTACAACAAAATGCACACATAAAGTGTGCCTATAGTGTGCCTGGTTTTATTGTCACTGTATAATTCACAGGCATGACCATTTGCAGAAAACAATCATTGGCTAATGTAACTAATGTCGCATCACTAACTTGCCTGTTCGTTCATTCATTCAATATTAAACTTCATTAATAAATAACTCCTGAAGGGTCAGTTTTCATAAACTGGAATGATTCATACTGAAGTTCTGAGCAGCCATAGGCTTGTACAGTATATTGCAACAGACTGAGAATTATACAAGGatataatgtatgtatgtcCATAGAGTAGATCAACTGTACAAATATTGCCTTGTTAGTTTGTTGTTCCTATAagttacataacagtagaaatCAGAGAGAAAACATGCAGACTGAATATATCAAAATATTGTTTTGAACtgcataaaatatgaatatattagTCTAATGTTAGattaaaaaatctaatttagTTAAAATAGAATCCCCACAATCAACCAGAGCTACCCATAAACTAAAGAGTCCCTGCTCCAGGAGTGAGTTAAACCTACCTGAGGAGGCACCAAGAGCCTGAGACACTTTGACTTCCATCGCATGCACGCTCAGTGTAAATTCCCCATCAGTTAATTTCTGAATGATCACTTGCACAGCTGTGCAGCCTCATGGCCCTGTCATTCCCTCAGTGCAGCACTTTGAGCTGTGATATAGCCTTGGCGCTGCAGCCAAGATGAATGGGTGGAGTTTGAAATGTTCTCAGCCAAAGAGGGGTACAACGTTAAACTCTCAGACTATTGACTGTAAAATATTGATTGGATGGAACTGCTGTAAGGAGCATCACTCATTTCACAAAGGGATTTCTTGAGAGGATAGCATGGACACTCACTTAAATGGTTGGGTTAATCTGTTATCATCttctatgttaaaaaaaacaccttgtgGGACattcaaacaacacatttttaagcatttttaacaacgttttctttcttctttctttatccGTTTCATGCATCCATTCCTATATCCTGCTTAATCCCTCAGTACATCTCATTTACCTCAAATCTAGTCAAGTATTGCATTTATGTGAAtccatattatttatttaactggCTGTGATTGCATTCCCTCCGCATTTATTGAGCTAGTCAGTGGTGATGAGCCATCAGTAAACACGTAGTACTAGTAGTGATAAATGCATCACAttgttgtaaccatggtaattATTAGCTCCGTCTCATCATTTGCCACAGGGAGGTGCTGTTG from Parambassis ranga chromosome 19, fParRan2.1, whole genome shotgun sequence includes these protein-coding regions:
- the LOC114451467 gene encoding GAS2-like protein 1, with the translated sequence MRWKSKCLRLLVPPQDHVNRTAVCFSPCWRVRPPAPSEPTGTLLSIPHSATPHPGASHLPTAPTLETQRQTPTSTPMLHNKHVMVRVGGGWETFESYLLKHDPCRMLQFSRVEGKTSPISSKSPNIKDLTPDSYLVVAAHYRSKK